The genomic stretch CTGCGTGAAAACTTATGAATATAAAATCATGAACCGGAAAATTGAAGTACCTACCATGAGGCTTTACAGCTATTTCTGCTATTTTCCCCTGGATGTGGAGCGGATGCGGGAAGGCGGGGCCTATCTGGTGGGAGAACATGATTTTAAAAGCTTCTGTACGGCCCGTGGGCAGGCGGAAGAGACCGTACGTACCATTTATAGCCTGGACATTGAAAAGACCGGGGATCTCATTACAATCCGCATTAAGGGCAGCGGTTTCCTGTATAACATGGTGAGGATCATTGCAGGTACGTTAATGAAGGTCGGCATGGGGGTGTATCCGCCGGCTCATGTGGAAGAGATTCTTGATGCCAGGGACCGGAATGTGGCAGGGCCAAAGGCTGCGGCAAAGGGACTTTCCCTGATAAGCCTTGATTATGAAACAGAACTTAAAAATCAGATCCAGAGAGAGAATAAGGAATGGAGCTATACTCTTTCCCAGGATAAGATTGTTTCGGAAGGAAAAGCCTGGCTTCACATTCACCGGTGCAGGGAAGAGGATTTTGAAAGACTTTTGATCCGTGTGGTCCATCAGGCGGTTCAAAATGGTGCAAAAACCATTTTTGTTCGAGACGAGGAGATGGATGGAAGGATCATTTTGGGAAAGCCCTACGGATTTTATATTTTTCAGGCTGATCCTGAGAGCAGGGGATGGTACGTGACACAAAAATAGGCCGAAAAACCTTGATTTTATGGGAAAAGAGGTTGACACATCCGGCTGAATGTAATATAATGTATAACTGTGACGTTAGACGAAAATGTTCAGCCAAAGCCCCGGAGTGAGCATTTTGCAATATAGTTATGCTTAATAAAACCATAATTTACAGGAGGTTGTCCAATGAAGACTTTTATGGCTAGTCCAGCAACAATTGAAAGAAAATGGTACGTAGTTGATGCTACAGGATATACATTAGGACGTTTGGCTTCAGAAGTAGCTAAAGTATTAAGAGGTAAAAATAAACCGATCTACACACCGCATATGGATTGCGGCGATTATGTGATCGTTGTAAATGCAGATAAGATTGCCGTTACCGGTAAGAAATTAGATCAGAAGATCTACTATAACCACTCTGAGTATGTTGGTGGTATGAGAGAAACAACTTTAAGAGAAATGATGGCTAAAAAGCCTGAAAAAGTTATTGAACTGGCTGTTAAGGGTATGCTTCCCAAGGGACCTTTAGGAAGAAGCATGATAACAAAACTTCACGCATATGCAGGTGCAGAGCATGGTCATGCAGCTCAGAAACCAGAAGTTTTAGAGTTCAAATTTTAATCAGAGGTGCTGAAAGGAGGAAGTTATCATGGCTAATGCAAAATTTTACGGAACAGGTAGAAGAAAAAAATCTATCGCTAGAGTATATTTAGTACCAGGTACAGGTAAGATCACTATCAATAAGAGAGATATCGACCAGTATTTAGGTCTTGAAACATTAAAGCTTGTTGTTCGTCAGCCGTTAGTTGCTACAGAGACAGTTGATAAGTTTGACATTATGGTTAACGTTCACGGCGGTGGATTCACTGGACAGGCCGGTGCAATCAGACACGGTATTTCAAGAGCTCTGCTTCAGGCAGATGGAGAATATCGCCCGATTCTTAAGAAGGCAGGCTTCTTAACAAGGGATCCAAGAATGAAAGAAAGAAAGAAGTACGGCTTAAAGTCAGCTCGTCGTGCTCCACAGTTCTCAAAGAGATAAGCAGACAGAAAATCGAATTACAGCAGAACCCCGAAAAACACTGTGTTTTCGGGGTTTTCTTATTGCTTTTTTTCCTCTGAATTTCCTAACGAAAATCATAAGAAAAGGGATTGCAATCTACCGGCTTTCATGTTATTATGTCCCTGAGGGGGAGACATTAAATGGAAATATGTCTGCGCATAAAAGACATTTTTCGTCTCACAAAGACATATAAAGCAATAAGAAAGGTGGAGGTTACAATGAAAGAAAGAATGATGTATGCAATTGTAAAAGAAGAGGCGGCGCGTGGGCTGGCACTTAGAGAGGTCCCCATTCCCGAAACAGGGGAAAATGATGTAAAGATCAAGATTCACTACACATCAATCTGCGGTACGGATTTACATATCCATAACTGGGATAAGTGGTCTCAGGAAACCATAAAACCGCCGATGACCATCGGACACGAATTTGTAGGTGAAATCGTGGAAGTGGGCAGCCTTGTGAAGGAATATAAAATCGGCGATATCGTATCGGGAGAGGGCCACATCGTATGTGGACACTGCCGTAACTGTAAAGCAGGAAAACGCCATCTCTGTAAAAATACCGTCGGTGTAGGGGTAAACCGTGACGGTGCATTTGCACAGTATCTGGTGATTCCGCAGACCAATGTGATTATCTGTGAGCCGGGAATCTCCGAAGAATTATGTTCTTCTTTCGATCCTCTGGGCAATGCAGTACATACCGCTTTGTCCTTTGATATGGTGGGAGAGGATGTGTTGATCACAGGTGCCGGACCTATCGGCATCATGGCCGCAGCGATCTGCCGCCACGTGGGAGCCAAACATGTGGTAATCACCGATGTCAATGATTACCGGTTAAATCTGGCCCGGGAAATCTGCGGTGCCCATACTGTCAATGTAGCCAGAGAGAACTTAGATGATAAGATGCGGGAGCTTCATATCGAAGAAGGTTTTGATATCGGACTTGAGATGTCCGGCAATGGCCAGGCGTTTACTTCCATGATTGACCATATGTACAACGGCGGCAAGATTGCAGTGCTGGGCCTTCAGGGAAGCGATACCGTAGTGCCATGGAATAAGATCGTGATTAACTGTCTGCAGTTAAAGGGAATTTATGGAAGAGAAATATTTGAAACCTGGTACAAGATGATGGCTATGCTAAACAGTGGCCTTGAAATTGAGAAGATTATTACCCATAAGTTTGATTTCCGGGAGTTCCAGAAAGGGTTTGACGTAATGAACAGCGGACAGTGCGGAAAGGTAGTTCTGGACTGGACGAAGATTTAATAGAGGATGGGACGAACGAATTAACATAGATAAGGTTATTCAGCCAGACATGGAAAATGAACGATAGGAGAGAAGTGATATTATGAAAAAAGCATTAAACTATTATAAAGAAGCGGTGGAACAGGCCAGAGAAGACGGAACTTATAAGGAGGAGCGCATTATTACAACTCCTCAAAGGAGCAGAATCAATACTACGAAGACAGAAAATGTCATCAATATGTGTGCCAACAATTATCTTGGACTTTCTGACAACCAGGAGATTATAGAGGCGGCAAAATCCACTTATGATACATGGGGATACGGCTTGTCTTCCGTACGTTTTATCTGCGGAACCCAGGGGATACACAAAGAACTGGAAGCAAAAATCTCTTCCTTCCTGGGCATGGATGATACGATTTTGTACTCCTCCTGCTTCGATGCTAACGGAGGCCTGTTTGAGACATTGCTGACAGAGGAAGATGCGGTGATCAGCGATGCATTAAATCATGCCAGCATCATTGACGGCGTGCGTTTATGCAGGGCAAAGCGCTTCCGTTATGCCAATAATAATATGGAGGAGTTAGAACAGTGCTTAAAGGATTCCCAGGATGCCAGGATACGTCTGATTGCCACAGACGGTGTATTTTCCATGGATGGCATCGTGGCTGATTTAAAAGCTATCTGCGATCTGGCTGACAAATACGACGCAATGGTGATGGTGGATGACAGCCATGCAGTAGGATTTATGGGAAGGCTTGGCAAGGGTACACCGGAGCACTGCGGCGTCATGGGCCGGGTGGATATCATCACCGGTACACTGGGCAAGGCTCTGGGTGGAGCCAGCGGCGGATATACCAGCGCCAGACAGGAAATCGTGGATTTGCTCCGTCAAAAGAGCAGACCGTATCTATTTTCCAATACTGTAGCTCCTGCAATCGCCGGAGGTGCCATAAAGACTTTTGAAATTCTTGAGCGGAGTACGGAGTACAGGGACCGCGTTCATGAAAATACCCGTTATTTTAGGGAAAAGATAAAAGAGGTAGGTTTTGATATTATAGAAAGTGATCATCCGATTGTAGCGATCATGCTGTATGATGCAAAGACGGCCGTGGAATTTGCAGCAAGGATGCTGGAGCGCGGCGTTTATGTGATCGGATTCTGCTATCCGGTGGTGCCAAAAGGAAAGGCCAGAATTCGTACACAGATATCCGCCGCCCATACAAGGGAGGATTTGGATTTTGCAGTAGAATGCTTTAAGCGTGTAAAGGAAGAGATGGGGATTTAAGAAAATAGTGGAGCCGATTTTACTGTAAAATGAAATAGACGAGAGCGGGGAACAGGATTATATTTTATCCTGTTCCCCGTTTTTGTGCGCTGACTGTTCTATTAAAATTATTTTTGTTGACTTGACAACAAAAAGTTGGTGTGTTATCATAAGATTGCTTACCAGGAAACAAAAAGGAGATATAAAATGGAGCGGGAAATACTTCAACAATTTACGCAGCTTTATAACAATCAAGACTTACTCAGCAATCTTATAAATAGTGGTTTAAATTCACGATATAGTAATTCGGAATTGCATTGTATTGAAGCGATCGGAAAGCTTGAACACCCAAATGGAGTGCAGCTCGCTGCGCTTCTTTCTATGACTCGAGGTGCAGTTACAAGGCTGGCTAAGCGCTTGCTGCAGGATGGACTTATCGAGCGTTATGTTCTTCCGGATAATAAAAAAGAAATATACTATCGGCTGACCTCTAAAGGAGAGGTTCTGTATAAAGAACATGAGGTTGCTCATACGAAATGGGAAGAACGAGATATCGCCTTTTTATATTCTGTTCCAATAAAGGAGCAACAAGTAATACTTGACTTTTTACAAAAGTTCAATAACTATCTGAAAGACAAAATACAGGAGGAATCGTTATGAAATATGATTTGACAACACAAGTGGATCAGTGCTTAATAGAGCAATGGCTCTCCACACAGGAAAACCGCCATATAGCCACAGGACACGTGGGAACACATTTGGATACCTATGAGAAAAGCGTTATCCCGCTAGATTACATTACGTGCCCGGGTATTCTTTGGGATGTATCAGATATTGCAGAAGATCGTGAAATCTCCCTCTCTGATATTGAGAATTTACACATACCAGAACATGCCTTTCTTTTCATATACACGGGTCGAAGTGAAAAAGAAAAATATGGTACCGCTGATTATTTTCGTGATCATCCGCAGTTATCCAATGAGTTGATCCAGTGGCTTACGAATCAACCGCTTCGATTTTTGGGAATTGACTGCTCAGGAATACGCCGTGGAAAAGAGCATGAACCTGCTGACAGGCTGTTGGAGAAGAATGGCATATACGTTATCGAGAACTTAAGTGGTCTTAATCAATTGATAGACATTGGTGCCTTTAAAGTCTATACTCTTTGGTTTGATGATCCTGTTGCTACCGGACTACAATGCAAAGTGGTGGCGGATACTGATATCTCAACTTAAATGCGAGTGAATTCGCTTGTTGCGTTATGGGTTTAACTGGAGCTGTGTGATAATATTTAATTATGAATTTAGGGGGAGGTTATTACATGGCAACACTTAAACTTAAAATAGCAGAATTGAGAAGGGCTAAAGGGATAGCCCAGCAGGATTTAGCTGATGTATTGGGTGTATCTTTTCAATCGGTCAGCAAATGGGAAACTGGTACTACAATGCCCGATATAACGTTACTTCCAGGTATTGCTGAATACTTTAATGTTTCTGTTGATGAACTATTAGGCCTTAAACCGCTGCGCCAACAAGCTTACAAACCACGTAATACTGATCATCGTGATCATTGGAATGGAAAGACGAATGAGCTTTATAAGAATAGAAAGTACTTTTGGAATGATGATTACTTGAGTTTCCTTGTGACAAATGTCTGGCACGTAGATATTCCAGTAGATGTTATTGAATTAAGATGTGGAGAAGGCTGTTTAGGAATGCAGTTGCTTGACCATCTGCCTGCAGGAAGCACTTATACAGGGGTTGATAATGAATATTTTACGAATAGAGCCAAATTAAGCTTTCATAATTCGGGATTTGAGATAAATTTTATTGTATCAGATATATACTCCTTTGAAACAAATAAAAAATATGACATCGCTGTCTGCCAGTCCGGATTACGTCACATGAACAAACCAATGGAAGTATTAAAGAAAATGGCGGAGTCTGTTAAAAAAGAGGGCCTTGTTGTCTGTATGGATGTCAATCGGGAGCTTGAAAATGTTGGATTTTACTTTGATGACATTCGCTATGATTATCTTTGCACAGCGTTTGATTTTCATAAGGTATGGAAGAAAGAACTGGAATGTGAAGGCAGAGATTATGCGATCGGAAGCTGAAAGGGTAACTTCCCGCCTCGTATCTATTTTCCAAAAGACAATGATTGCCTGCAAATTGCAGGATAGAAAAAGACTCCTGAGAGTTTCTCCCAAGGAGTCTTTCTTATGTGCCGAATTTCACCGTATTAAATTGAATTTATGTAATAACGTTAAAGTTTTGTGGCACAATGTTATAGTGAACCACCCTGATTATCTGCCAGGAAAGATTCAGACCTTTGCTGAACCGATAAAAATGAACAACCATCAGCTGCCATAAACTTTCGTATTGTGACTGCATAATATAAAAGGTATAATACGATCTGAAAATATATTGACAATAGTGTACTAAAATGATACAAATAATGCTTATAAGAAAGAAATATGGTATGTGAGTTTAACCTCATCTAGCAGGGTCGAGGATTACGAATATCCGATTGACTAAAGAATATCGTTTGACTCCTGTAATGGTAAAAAGCCATTATAGGTATACCGGTATTTTTAACATATAACTGGTAACCGTGTATGAAAATCTTTGAAGGAAGTGAATTCAATATGAAAAATCCGCTAAATTATCAGGTCACGGAATACGACTGCGGCCCGACTACATTACTGAATGCAATGAGTTATCTCTTCACCCGGGATCAGATTCCGCCGGATATCATCAAACATATTATGCTGTTTTGTCTTGATTCCTATAATGCCAAGGGGGAGTTCGGGAAAAATGGAACCTCACGTATGGCTATGATGTTTTTTAGCAACTGGATCAACCAATTCGGAAAGATGAAAAAATTCCCGGTTCAAAGTGAATATCTGACTGGGGACGAAGTGTTTATAGGAGAAAACAGCAAGATCATGTATGGACTGCAGCAGGACGGAGTTGTGGTGGCGCGTGTGATGTTAGGCTGCTGGCACTATGTACTGGTAACAGGGGCCGATGAGGAAAATGTTTATTTATTTGATCCTTATTTCAGAAAGAAGCCTTTTAAGCAAAAGGGATTGGAGCTGATCACAGATATGCCTTACCATAGGAACCGGTGTGTGCCATGGGAAATGTTTAATGACACGGGAAAGGGTACTTATGCCCTTGGACCCAAGGAAACAAGGGAGGCTGTCATCATATTTAACAGGGTGACACAGAAGAAACCGGCAGATACCATTGAATATTTCATTTGACAATATACGCTCTTTGTGATAACCTGAATCAAATTATAAATGGAGGCAGCTATTATGAATCAACATCAACAACTTAAAAAGTTGAATTGGGACGACGATTGACAGCGCTTGTATCTGTGACAAACCACAGGTGCAAGCGCTAAAAGCGTTGCGCCTATGTGGATAGAATATTTAGGACCACATTGGTAAATTTAATTTGCTCGTGTGGTTCTATTTTTTTTACCCATACGAGAAAGGGAAAGGTTGTGATCGTATGGGACATATTGATGATGTCCTTATGGATATATTTATAGCAATAAAAATAAAATAATAATAATCCAGGAGGAAAGACAATGAAGAGTATCATTGGAGAAATCAAAGAGATAACCGTTGAGGCGGAGGAATTAATAAACCATATCGGTGAAACTATAAGAATTCATGGAAGCATCTATAAAATCAGGAAAATGAGCGATTTTGCTTTTGTACTATTAAGAACGAAACGTAACGTGGTTCAGTGCATTTATTCTAAGGAAATTTCCCGGTTTTCTCTTGATGAAATAAAGGAAGAGAGCAGCGTAATCGTGACTGCTTGTGTCAAAGGGGAAGAAAGATCCAGAACAGGCTATGACCTTCAGATAATTGGCATAGAGATATTATCAAAGCCGGAAGAGCAAAGCCCAGTTGTAATAAATAATAAATGTGTAGATACTTCTATGGAAACTCTGCTTAATTTCAGGCCGGTTACGCTTCGTAACGAAAAAGAACGTGCTATTTTTAAGCTGCAGGAAGGGATCACTTATGGAATACGTGAGTTCTTAAAAAAGGAAAAATTTACAGAAATCCGTACGCCTAAAATCGTTTATGCAGGCGCTGAAGGCGGAGCAAATATTTTCCGCTTAGACTATTTCGGCAGAGAGGCATATTTAGCTCAAAGCCCGCAATTTTACAAGCAGATGATGGTAGGCGTTTTTGAAAGAGTGTATGAAATTGCTCCGGTTTTCCGGGCGGAAAAACATGATACCTCCAGGCATTTGAATGAATATACAAGCGTGGATTTTGAAATGGGGTACATTTGCAGTTTTGAAGACATTATGCAGATGGAAACGATGATGCTAAAATATGTAATGGAATATTTAAATGAACAATATGAAGATGAAATAAGGCTGTTAAAAGTGAAGCTGCCTGTAATCAAAGAGATTCCGGCGATTAAATTTAAAGAAGCAAAAGAATTGATTTCAATGGAGTATCATAGACCTATAAAAGATTTTGATGATTTTGAGCCGGAAGAAGAAAAACTTCTTTACGAGCTGATAAAGCAGAAAACAGGAAGTGAATTTGTATTTGTAACCCATTATCCAAGCAAAAAGAGACCCTTTTATGCCATGGATAGCATGGAGAATGAGGAGGAAACCTTAAGCTTTGACCTTTTATTCCGTGGACTGGAAATAACAACAGGCGGTCAAAGAATTCATGGGTATAAGGAACAGATTGATAAAATGGAACGCAGAGGCATGAATACAGAATTATTTGAAAGCTATCTTATAATGCATAAATATGGGATGCCGCCGCATGGAGGCCTGGGCCTGGGCCTGGAACGTTTTACAAGCAAGCTGCTTGAACAGGAGAATGTGCGGTTTTCCACCTTGTTTCCAAGAGATATTAACCGGCTGATTCCATAGAATCATGAAATGGATTTCATTTAATAAATAACAGATAGTGGGGGAGGATAAAGAATAATGACAAGAGTATATTTTGTACGTCACGCACAGCCGGACCATGCCTGGGAGGATGACAGAACCAGGCCCTTAACAACGGAAGGCAGAGAAGACTCCAGGAAGGTGTTTAAATTCTTGCAGGATAAAAATATTGATTCGTTTTATTGCAGTCCTTATAAGCGGAGTTTAGACACCATAGGGGAAACGGCAGCGCATTATGGTAAGGAAATCATCACCGATGAACGTCTCCGTGAACGTGAAAGCGGGAGAAACGGGAATCATCATGAATTGTTTCGAAAGCGTTGGGAAGATCATGACTTTCATGAGGAGGGCGGAGAATCAATTGCCATGGTACAGGGCAGGTATGTGACGGCATTAAAGGAAATTATTCGAAACAATGATGGCAGGAATATTGTCATTGGAACCCATGGAACAGCACTTAGCAGTATCTTAAATTATTATGATACAGACTATGACTGTGATTCTTTCCTGCGGATTCTGGATTGGATGCCTTATATCATAGAGCTTGATTTTGTAGACGGAGAATTTACGGATAAAATCGAGCATTTGCATATAAAAAAGGAGTTTTTGGGAATATAAAAAATGAATATGAAACAATGATTCTTTCCGCCAAACCATACTTTTCCTGGAATTAGCATCTTTCCCATGAATGGTATGGTAAGGAAGAAGAAAAAGTA from Lacrimispora sphenoides JCM 1415 encodes the following:
- the truA gene encoding tRNA pseudouridine(38-40) synthase TruA encodes the protein MKRVKMIVAYDGTNYCGWQIQNNGITIEEILNRELTNLLKETVTVIGASRTDSGVHSEGNVAVFDTENRMPADKICFALNQRLPDDIRILQSEEVAPDYHPRKQNCVKTYEYKIMNRKIEVPTMRLYSYFCYFPLDVERMREGGAYLVGEHDFKSFCTARGQAEETVRTIYSLDIEKTGDLITIRIKGSGFLYNMVRIIAGTLMKVGMGVYPPAHVEEILDARDRNVAGPKAAAKGLSLISLDYETELKNQIQRENKEWSYTLSQDKIVSEGKAWLHIHRCREEDFERLLIRVVHQAVQNGAKTIFVRDEEMDGRIILGKPYGFYIFQADPESRGWYVTQK
- the rplM gene encoding 50S ribosomal protein L13; its protein translation is MKTFMASPATIERKWYVVDATGYTLGRLASEVAKVLRGKNKPIYTPHMDCGDYVIVVNADKIAVTGKKLDQKIYYNHSEYVGGMRETTLREMMAKKPEKVIELAVKGMLPKGPLGRSMITKLHAYAGAEHGHAAQKPEVLEFKF
- the rpsI gene encoding 30S ribosomal protein S9, yielding MANAKFYGTGRRKKSIARVYLVPGTGKITINKRDIDQYLGLETLKLVVRQPLVATETVDKFDIMVNVHGGGFTGQAGAIRHGISRALLQADGEYRPILKKAGFLTRDPRMKERKKYGLKSARRAPQFSKR
- a CDS encoding glycine C-acetyltransferase, with the translated sequence MKKALNYYKEAVEQAREDGTYKEERIITTPQRSRINTTKTENVINMCANNYLGLSDNQEIIEAAKSTYDTWGYGLSSVRFICGTQGIHKELEAKISSFLGMDDTILYSSCFDANGGLFETLLTEEDAVISDALNHASIIDGVRLCRAKRFRYANNNMEELEQCLKDSQDARIRLIATDGVFSMDGIVADLKAICDLADKYDAMVMVDDSHAVGFMGRLGKGTPEHCGVMGRVDIITGTLGKALGGASGGYTSARQEIVDLLRQKSRPYLFSNTVAPAIAGGAIKTFEILERSTEYRDRVHENTRYFREKIKEVGFDIIESDHPIVAIMLYDAKTAVEFAARMLERGVYVIGFCYPVVPKGKARIRTQISAAHTREDLDFAVECFKRVKEEMGI
- a CDS encoding MarR family winged helix-turn-helix transcriptional regulator — translated: MEREILQQFTQLYNNQDLLSNLINSGLNSRYSNSELHCIEAIGKLEHPNGVQLAALLSMTRGAVTRLAKRLLQDGLIERYVLPDNKKEIYYRLTSKGEVLYKEHEVAHTKWEERDIAFLYSVPIKEQQVILDFLQKFNNYLKDKIQEESL
- a CDS encoding cyclase family protein encodes the protein MKYDLTTQVDQCLIEQWLSTQENRHIATGHVGTHLDTYEKSVIPLDYITCPGILWDVSDIAEDREISLSDIENLHIPEHAFLFIYTGRSEKEKYGTADYFRDHPQLSNELIQWLTNQPLRFLGIDCSGIRRGKEHEPADRLLEKNGIYVIENLSGLNQLIDIGAFKVYTLWFDDPVATGLQCKVVADTDIST
- a CDS encoding DNA (cytosine-5-)-methyltransferase — encoded protein: MATLKLKIAELRRAKGIAQQDLADVLGVSFQSVSKWETGTTMPDITLLPGIAEYFNVSVDELLGLKPLRQQAYKPRNTDHRDHWNGKTNELYKNRKYFWNDDYLSFLVTNVWHVDIPVDVIELRCGEGCLGMQLLDHLPAGSTYTGVDNEYFTNRAKLSFHNSGFEINFIVSDIYSFETNKKYDIAVCQSGLRHMNKPMEVLKKMAESVKKEGLVVCMDVNRELENVGFYFDDIRYDYLCTAFDFHKVWKKELECEGRDYAIGS
- the aspS gene encoding aspartate--tRNA(Asn) ligase, with amino-acid sequence MKSIIGEIKEITVEAEELINHIGETIRIHGSIYKIRKMSDFAFVLLRTKRNVVQCIYSKEISRFSLDEIKEESSVIVTACVKGEERSRTGYDLQIIGIEILSKPEEQSPVVINNKCVDTSMETLLNFRPVTLRNEKERAIFKLQEGITYGIREFLKKEKFTEIRTPKIVYAGAEGGANIFRLDYFGREAYLAQSPQFYKQMMVGVFERVYEIAPVFRAEKHDTSRHLNEYTSVDFEMGYICSFEDIMQMETMMLKYVMEYLNEQYEDEIRLLKVKLPVIKEIPAIKFKEAKELISMEYHRPIKDFDDFEPEEEKLLYELIKQKTGSEFVFVTHYPSKKRPFYAMDSMENEEETLSFDLLFRGLEITTGGQRIHGYKEQIDKMERRGMNTELFESYLIMHKYGMPPHGGLGLGLERFTSKLLEQENVRFSTLFPRDINRLIP
- a CDS encoding histidine phosphatase family protein — protein: MTRVYFVRHAQPDHAWEDDRTRPLTTEGREDSRKVFKFLQDKNIDSFYCSPYKRSLDTIGETAAHYGKEIITDERLRERESGRNGNHHELFRKRWEDHDFHEEGGESIAMVQGRYVTALKEIIRNNDGRNIVIGTHGTALSSILNYYDTDYDCDSFLRILDWMPYIIELDFVDGEFTDKIEHLHIKKEFLGI